CAATTACAGAAGAGGGCAATATCAAACGCGCAGTACTCGGCGAAGATATTGGTACAACGATAACAGATTAAAAGGGAGAAAATAATGGCTAACGACGTATTGAAACAAGCAGAAAAGAAAATGAACGACGCAATTGATGCGTTAAATCGTGAACTTGCAGGAATTCGTACAGCAACAGCAAACGCAAGTCTATTAGACCGCGTATACGTAAACTATTACGGTGCGGACACTCCGCTTCAACAACTTGCAAACATTCAAGTGCCAGAAGCGAGAATGTTAACAGTTACACCGTACGACAAAAGTTCAGTAGACGACGTGTTAAAAGCGATTCAATTAGCTGACTTAGGTGTGAACCCAACGTCAGATGGTACGATGATTCGTATTACAATTCCGCAACTAACAGAAGACAGACGTAAAGAATTAACAAAAGACGTTAAAAGCGTTGGTGAAAACTCTAAAGTCGTTATTCGTAACATCCGCCGTGATGCAAACGATACACTAAAGAAACAAGAGAAAGACTCTGAAATTAGTGAAGACGAATTACGTTCATTAGAAGAAGATGTTCAAGATTTAACAAATAAATTTGTGAACATCATCGACGAACGCGTAAAGGAAAAAGAAGCAGACATTATGGAAGTTTAAAAGTTTACAGGTAAGCATTCGCTTACCTGTATTTTTTAATGTTTCTTATGTTAAAATAGATTAATATGTACAGTCTGTACGTTTTTTAATTTTAACTCGGAGGCTACTTATGTTTAATGAGAAAAACTCGACCGATATAAATGGTCCAAACCATGTAGCGATTATCATGGATGGAAACGGCAGATACGCTAAAAGCCTTGGATTACCTCGAGTAAAAGGGCACGAACAAGGTATGGAGACTGTTCGTCGAATAGTCGTAGCTGCGAATCAATTAAATATAAAGTATTTAACGCTATATGCATTTTCTACAGAGAACTGGTCACGCCCACAAAGTGAAGTATCATTTTTGATGAAGCTTCCTGGAATTTTTATGAACAAATTCTTACCAGAATTGATGAGAGAAAATGTAAAAGTAGAGACGATCGGTGAATTTGATGAATTACCTTTACATACTAAAAAAGCCGTCTCTTATGCCGTCAATAAAACAAAAAACAATACGGGTTTAACGTTAATTTTTGCGCTGAATTACGGTGGTAGAAATGAAATTGTACGCGCTGTAAAAAATATCGCAAAAGACGTAGAAAGAGGGACTATAGAGTCATCAAATATTACTGACGAAACGTTTAGCACGTATTTATATACAAAAGACTATCCGGATCCGGAATTACTCATTCGTACGAGTGGGGAATATCGAATAAGTAACTTTTTATTATGGCAAATTTCGTATAGTGAATTATATTTTACAGATACGTATTGGCCGGAATTATCTGTTGAAGAGTTCAATTCGATTATAGAAAGTTATTGTAAAAGAGACCGAAGATTTGGTGGGTTAAAGGAGGAACGTCACGATGAAAACTAGAGTTATTACAGCAGTTGTCGCGTTACTCATATTTTTACCTCTTGTAATCTACGGCGGTATTCCATTTTTAGCGCTCGTTTACTTAATGTCTTTTGTCGCTTTATACGAAATCTTAAAAATGAATCGAATTCATATTTTCAGTGTGCCGGGTATTATGTCAATTCTCGCGTTGTTTTTAATCCTCGGACCAAATTCGACATTTTTACCAACAGTTGAAGCGTACCGTTTAAATTTACTCATCGTTATTGCGCTCGTTATGTTGTCGTTTACTGTTATATCTAATAACCGATTCTCGTTTGTCGACATGGGATTTTGTGTCATGAGTGTCGCTTATATCGGTATTGGATTTATGTATGCATATGAAACGAGAAATGCTGGTTTGATTTATTTAATGTACGGACTTTTAATCGTATGGACGACAGATACAGGTGCGTATTTATTTGGACGCGCCATTGGTAAGCGAAAATTATGGCCGCGTATCTCACCAAATAAAACGATAGAAGGTGCGCTCGGTGGGCTATTTAGTGCTGCAGTTCTTGCAGTAATATTTTCACTGACGGGTCTTTTAGATAACAATATGTTTTCACTCATCGTTTTAACGGTGATTTTAAGTGCATTTGGTCAAATGGGAGATCTCGTTGAATCTGCATTAAAGAGACATTTTGACGTCAAAGATTCAGGGACAATTTTACCTGGCCACGGTGGTATTCTAGACAGATTCGATAGTTTTATATTCGTTCTACCGTTAATGAATATACTACCGATAATTATTTAGAAGGTGACTTTATGAAAAAAATATCGATATTAGGTGTGACGGGGTCAATTGGAACTCAAACACTAGACGTCATAAGGTATAATAGTGATAAGTTTTCTGTAGAAGCAATTTCTGCAGGTCGAAATATCGAGATGTTAAGGCAAATTATTACAGAGTTTAAACCGAAACTCGTATCAGTCATGGACGAACGAGATGCGACATCTTTAAAAGGTGAGTTTACAGATGTGACATTTACGTACGGAAATGATGGTCTAGTAGACGTTGCGACATATGACGCGGATATATTAGTGACTGCGATATTAGGAAGTGTCGGACTCGTTCCGACGTTACGCGCAATTGAAAAGGGGCGTAAAATCGCTTTAGCTAACAAGGAAACACTCGTCGCAGCAGGTGACATCGTCATGAACCATGCGAAACAGTACGGTGCAGAAATTATTCCTGTCGATAGTGAACATTCTGCGATTTTTCAATGTTTAAATGGTGAAAAACTCTCTCAAGTTCGTCAGCTCATTATTACTGCGTCAG
Above is a genomic segment from Nosocomiicoccus massiliensis containing:
- a CDS encoding phosphatidate cytidylyltransferase gives rise to the protein MKTRVITAVVALLIFLPLVIYGGIPFLALVYLMSFVALYEILKMNRIHIFSVPGIMSILALFLILGPNSTFLPTVEAYRLNLLIVIALVMLSFTVISNNRFSFVDMGFCVMSVAYIGIGFMYAYETRNAGLIYLMYGLLIVWTTDTGAYLFGRAIGKRKLWPRISPNKTIEGALGGLFSAAVLAVIFSLTGLLDNNMFSLIVLTVILSAFGQMGDLVESALKRHFDVKDSGTILPGHGGILDRFDSFIFVLPLMNILPIII
- the frr gene encoding ribosome recycling factor gives rise to the protein MANDVLKQAEKKMNDAIDALNRELAGIRTATANASLLDRVYVNYYGADTPLQQLANIQVPEARMLTVTPYDKSSVDDVLKAIQLADLGVNPTSDGTMIRITIPQLTEDRRKELTKDVKSVGENSKVVIRNIRRDANDTLKKQEKDSEISEDELRSLEEDVQDLTNKFVNIIDERVKEKEADIMEV
- a CDS encoding isoprenyl transferase produces the protein MFNEKNSTDINGPNHVAIIMDGNGRYAKSLGLPRVKGHEQGMETVRRIVVAANQLNIKYLTLYAFSTENWSRPQSEVSFLMKLPGIFMNKFLPELMRENVKVETIGEFDELPLHTKKAVSYAVNKTKNNTGLTLIFALNYGGRNEIVRAVKNIAKDVERGTIESSNITDETFSTYLYTKDYPDPELLIRTSGEYRISNFLLWQISYSELYFTDTYWPELSVEEFNSIIESYCKRDRRFGGLKEERHDEN